The Phacochoerus africanus isolate WHEZ1 chromosome 9, ROS_Pafr_v1, whole genome shotgun sequence genomic sequence ttgctaTAGTCCAAAACTTCTGTTCTTAcctttgttgcctttgcttttggggTCAtacccaagaaatcattgccaagtgCAAGGTCTTGAAACTTTCCACCTGTTtattctaagggttttatagttttagcactTATGTTTATATCTCTGATcagctttcatttaatttttgtatatggtacaAAGAAAggatccaacttcatttttttgtatgtagatgtccagttttctcggcaccacttgttgaaaagactggcactcttgtcaaaaatcatttcagCATATATATGAGGCCTTATTTCTGGCCTCTTAATTTTCCTCCATTCGTCCGTATAGGTCCGTCTTTATGCCATTACCACACTTTGATCATTATCggctttgtaataagttttgaaatcaggaagtctGAGACCTCCAACTTTCTTTATTCCCCCATGATTATttttgctattcagggtcttttgacattccatatgaatttcaggatcaatttttatatttctttttaaaattccattgcaATTTTGAgagagattgcattaaatttgtagacTGTTTTGGGTAGTACTGACATCTAAATATTAATTAAGTCTTTCAGTCCATGAACACAGGAGagcttccatttatttgtgtcttcagtttccttcagcaatgttttgtagttttcaggaAACAggtcttttttatctttgtttaaatttattcctaagtattttgttctttttgatgctattgtaagtggaagagttttcttttttaaaaaattttaaattaggagttcccgtcatggcgcagcggaaacaaatccgactaggaatcatgaggttgcaggttcgatccctggcctcgctcagtgggttaaggagctggcattgctgtgagctgcggtgtatgtagcagatgtggctcggatctggtgtggcggcagctgtggcataggctggcagctgtagctccaatttgacccctagcctaggaacttccatgtgctgcaggtgcggccctaaaaaagacaaaagaccaaaaaaaaaattatagttgacttaggatgttctgtcaatttctgcggtacagcaaagtgacccagtcatacacacacatacacatatatatgtacattgtttttctcatactatcttctataaTGTTCatgtaacagttttttttttttccgtttgtttgtttagggtcacattcgtggcatatggaggttcccaggctaggaatccatctgagctacagctgctggcctacgccacagccaatagcaatgtgggattccagctgtgtctgcaacctacaccacagcttgtggcaaccctggatccccgacccactgatcgaggtcagggatcgaaccccatcctcatggatactagtcatattcatgtctgctgagcctcaatggaaactccctgaaatagttttctaaattcccttttcagattgttcattgctagtgtatagaaacacaactgattttttttgtttactttgtaTAGTggaattttgcttaatttttttgtttctaacagTATTCAAGCCCTCCTTGATACTCATCAGATCTGGTCAGGAGACTGTATCCCCCAGATATTTCCATCACTCATTTCCTAGTCTTCCTTGGCTCCTTACAGTGCAGTAAGAACTCATCACTAAGAACAGCAGGAACATCAAATGCAGCCATCAACAGGATCTCCTGGGTTGGTATTTGGATGGAAAGGTATTAGGATGTGTTTTGTGGTTGGTACCCCAATGCTGACACCTTGTCCCTATACGGTCTCTATAATCATGATATCCCACCAAACATGGAGGTAAGTGAGAGTGGCCTAGAAGCCAGAAGCTTGGGCACCTCAGGAATTCCTCTGGGCCAACCTGAGGCAAAGCCTCCTTCCTAGAACACCATCTTGATACCTTTCCTGAGGAAGATGGAGTAGATTGACTCTGACTCTGGGCTCTCAATCCAATTATTTGCTGCATTAGAATCCCTGACCTGTATGACCAGCTACATAGGCAGATTCATGGAGAATGACCTGTGAGATCCAAGCAACTTGGTTTGCGTTAAAAACAGCATTTGGTAGAAGAGAAAGAAGTACACAGTGGTTGCCATGAGGAAAATGCAGTTATACCATTCAATCGTATGTCTTTCTTACTATGTCTCAACTCAACACTAAAGCCATCTTCCAGTTCCTTCCACTCCAGGAAAGCTGAGGCTCCCTGTGAGATAGGTCCATCTTTCTAAGGACCCACCCACCACTCATGGGGTGCTTTTATTCAGACATTTCTGACCTACTTCTTACTGAGTCTTCTTCTCACCAAACTGGTATAGTTTGAatttgtggatgttgaattttttggGCTAAATCCCATTATCATCATTATCTCTCTGAGTCATGGATCAGCCCTCAGAATCTTTAGGACTATGGATTTGGGGGCTACTTTCAGAGGTCTAGCCTGTACTTCTCTTTGACCGGATGTCTTAAGAAACTTATCCCAACATTTCAGGGTCATCTGATGCTTATATTCACTGTGACCCAGATCATCCTCCTGTCAAACACCATCAAGGTCCCTGTGAAGTGGCAATGAGGACAGCAGGATTCAAGGCAGTAACTGTGAAGCAGGCAGCATAAGGGTCCAGTCCATAGCCCAACCTCTGAAGGGCCAGACCACTATCCACACAAACCTCCTTCCTATCCTGGGGGCTCTGTCTCAGCCATGACATCTCTCTTCCTACCTAGGGCTACCTGAATGCTGTTCCATGTGGCACAGGAGCTTACCCAGGTGCTATCATCTTTCTGCAGACCCTAGCCAGTGTCAGAAATGCACTATAAATTAGGGCATCATGAAGCCCTAGGCCTCTGGAGACCCTAAGATGTCTCTAGCCCCTACCGGGCCTCTTGTAGACACGTGGGCATACTTTAGTTTCATAGCTCAgaacaataacacaatcacagAGGGTTTGATTCCCTGACCAAATAGGGCCTGTTTTCCAATGTTAAGGCAAAGTTACCATCAGACTATTCAAGACAGTCAGGAAAGACCTTTCCCATATTTTCAGGTTCCTGAACAGAATGATCTCAGACCTCTCTTCATACACTGTATGGAACTCTATTCTCAATCTTTTAGGTCAGTGGTTTACAAAGATCTTTCCTTGCAGCCCCATGTACGAAATACTAGGGGAAGATGAAGCAAGAGAAACTCCAGCCCTCCTACTTTTCTGACTTTGGTCCTAGAAaagttctgcttttctttttcgtTTTGAGCTTTACCCTAATATTTCTGTTAGAACAATAGATtccacagctttttaaaaaaaggttaggAAATCAGTGATCCACTCCAAGGGCACTATTCTGTGCCTAACACTCCTAGGAGTGAAGTACATCTACTGGATTGTACTCTCAACCACAGAAGATTGGTACCTCCACTGGAATTCCAACCACAAGTACATTATCCATCTCTTCCCCAACAAGATTTCTGGGCAGCAATCCTCTGGACGGAGGGCAGCATTCTGCTGAAACATGCTCTCTCTGGCCCATGTAAACCACAGGCCCTGCCCTCCATTCAGACACACCATTGACAGGCGGGTGACAGAGAGCAGGTTACTCAGGGCAGCCTAGGCTGAACCCCACACCATCCAGATGAAATATGGACATATATACCGCCTTGTTGGAGATTCCCTCCATTGTTAATTTTAGTCAGTCTAAACCAGGCTTCAGTCTGCGATCTTCACCAGCCTTGTTTCCTCTTTACTCAGGATCCAAGGACCCCCCCACTGGCCTAGCCAAGCTTATCGAGGAGTAAAAGAGTTGGGATGGGTAGTGGGCTCCAGGATCTCAAAGGTGAAGCCTGAAGCCAAATTCCCACCCACTCCTTCTGTCTCAACTTGTAATGCCCTGATGAAGTCCCACCTCAAATTCAGAGACTTACCTTGGTGCAGAAATGAGAGGGCCTGTGACAGCAGGACCAGTGGGCTGGGCTCCTCCTCTCTCACATGCTCCTGGACAGTGCTCCTGAGGCCTGACTTGCTGGAAATGTAGCTGAGATCTGGTTTCTAGACCCCAGCTTGCCAGCTTTCTCCAACAATATAGGCCCAGGTTGCAGCCCTTTTCCCGGCATCTCTATCACTTGCAAAGGAAGGGTGGATACAGGGAAAGATCCTCAGGTGGCCCTCTTGGTCTACTGGCAGAACTTGTTCTCCCATAGCATGAACACCTGGGGAGAGATCAGGGCAGGAACACAGGGGAAgtcagagaggaggcaggagggcatAGTGAGGGAATAAAAGAAGCAAGGAAAGGAGTCATGGGTTCAGTAAGTGTAGTGGGGGAAATGATAGTACTGAAAGCTCAGGAACCCAAGCTTCCTGTCTTCTTCAAGTCCTTGGGAGGGGCGCCCAGGTTGAGTTtaatgctgggggtggggattcATCATTCTAGTGCTCAGTGTCTGTGGATGAGGCAGAATGATGAGACAACTGTTTtctgtgctgttttgttttttgtttttttgacccAGAATCCCTCTTGAGTCTAGCCAGTGCCATCAGGCTTACCTACAGGGTAGACTTATCTTCTCCAGACCCAGTCTGAATACAAAGGAGTCCTCTGAGGACACCCTCCCTTAATGGGGCTGAAATGGTCCAAAATAACATTTCCCAAACTCTAAGAACAGAAAGGTCAAACATATTAAATGATGCATTTAGGGCTCTATCGAACCAAAGATACTGAGTGAATCACTTCCCACAAGAGCAGCAATGAGTCTTTCTGGGTTTTTCTAGGCCCTAGATTTTCCTGATGGAAGGCTGGAATTCCTTTCCTTCATATCTGCTGTAGGTCATCCTGCCCCTCAAAAAAACCCAGGCTTATAGCCCCAAGTGAGTAGGACCTCCTCATTCCTTAAGACTGTGATTAACCACCTTCCTAAGTGCCTCCTGTtactctgggggagggggggtccaaGAGGATTTAGGGTTCCCAAGTGATTCCTGGATTTGTCCCCAGAGGACCGAAAGCTGTTTGTGGGAATGCTGGGCAAGCAGCAGGGTGAGGAGGACGTCAGACGCCTGTTCCAGCCTTTCGGCCACATAGAGGAATGCACTGTCTTGCGGAGCCCTGATGGCACCAGTAAAGGTGACTTGGGCTGACCCCTGGATTTCCTGATGCTCCCATCTCACTCTGGATCACATGACCCTCTAGCCTCTGTGACCTGAGGCACCTTTATCCTGCCCCAGGCTGTGCCTTTGTGAAGTTCGGGAGTCAAGGGGAAGCTCAGGCGGCCATCCAGAGTCTGCACGGAAGCCGGACCATGGCGGTGAGTGCAGGCACCTGCGCCCAGGGTGGGATCAGCAGCGGTGGGGACGGGTTCCTCTTCCCAACATGCCCGGAGAAAGGGCATGATGAGCAAGGAGCTCAGCCCAGGGCCGGGGCTGGGGTCTGGACCGGTCCTTGCAGCCTCCCCTGCCTTACGCAGGGCGCCTCGTCCAGCCTCGTGGTCAAGCTGGCGGACACCGACCGCGAACGCGCGCTGCGGCGGATGCAGCAGATGGCAGGCCAGCTGGGCGCCTTCCACCCGGCGCCGCTGCCACTTGGGGCCTgcggagcctacaccacagcggtaGGTGCCTGGCCCTGATGGGCGCGGGAGACCGCAGGTGAGGTGGGATGTCGGGAGCCGGTGAAGCTGCCGGCTCCTGGGTCCTCCACACCAGCCCTTCTTCCCTCCCAAAGATCCTGCAGCACCAGGCGGCCCTGCTGGCGGCGGCGCAGGGCCCGGGCCTAGGCCCGGTGGCCGCAGTGGCAGCACAGATGCAGCACGTGGCGGCCTTCAGCCTGGTAGCCGCGCCGCTGTTGCCCGCGGCAGGTATGGCACACAGAGGGCCGGGGCTGCAGCGGGTCCGGGCGGGGCTGCGGCCTAACTCTCCCACCTTCTCCTCCACCCGCAGCCAACTCCCCGCCGGGTGGCGGCCCTGGCACGCTTCCGGGTCTCCCGGCGCCCATCGGGGTCAATGGATTCGGCCCCCTGACCCCCCAAACCAACGGGCAGCCTGGCTCCGACAGTCTCTATAATAACGGGCTCTCTCCTTACCCAGGTgggttccctccccaccccccgcagctTGGTCCAACTCTCCCTGCAAAAGGAGTGggaagcggggtggggggaagtggggggtggaaatggggggcagggcctggcctccctgggaagggccttctccttcccttcagcCTCTCGCAGCCTCCCTCCACATTCCCTGAGCTCTCACCTGACCCTGCCTGCAGCCCACTTCATTGTGGGCCTTGcgcccctctctccccagcccagagTCCTGGCGTGGCTGACCCCCTGCAGCAGGCCTATGCTGGGATGCACCACTACGCAGGTTTCACTTGGCGCTCCGCGGCCTGGGGGGTTTTAAGGGTCGAGGAAAGTAATAGGGAGATTTGTGTGTAGGGTGGGGGTTAGGCTCTGTTCTGAGTCGACCCTCCAGTTTCCTCACCGTTGGACCCAGAACAACTTTTCTAGGGGTAAGGGTTACTGCGGACTGGCTGAATTGGTCAAAGATGGCCAGGCAGATGGGGCCCTGGTTGGGGGATGGCTCCTGGGGGTCACTGCCCACTTCCCCCTTGCCTCCAGCAGCCTATCCGTCGGCCTATGCCCCAGTGAGCACAACTTTTCCCCAGCAGCCTTCAGCCCTGCCTCAGCAGCAAAGAGAAGGTGAGGGACAGGGGTCTGGAGATCAGGGCCTGGTGGGGCTGGACTCAGGATTCCTCCCCTGAACCAGCTGCTCCCATTCCTGCAGGCCCCGAAGGCTGTAACCTCTTCATCTATCACCTGCCTCAGGAGTTTGGTGATGCAGAACTCATCCAGACATTCCTGCCCTTTGGAGCCGTTGTCTCTGCCAAAGTCTTTGTGGATCGAGCCACCAACCAGAGCAAGTGTTTTGGTGAGCAGAACCCCATTCCTGGGCCTCTCCCATTCCTAACTTTGAAATTCCCTAAAGGCCCTAAGATTGTGCCTCCAGAAGTCAATGATTCCCAGAAATTGAGTGTACAGCACTCAGCAGGGTCACAGATCAGTGATGGGGCTAAGCCCAGACCAGGAACAAGTCTATTTCAGGTTCACCTGGGACGGTTAGGTGTCTGGTAGATCTTCAGCCATTTAGGCTTTAGAGTCTAGCCAGGGCAGGTGGAGTCTGGGTCTGGGACCAGAGATCCCCTCCAAGTCCAGCTGCAATTCAGAGAACCAGAATGGGAGCTGTGGAGGGAGAGAGCCTTTCCTGTTCCAAGGAAAGACAGGGAAACACACCAACTAACACATGACCtgcctcccaacacacacactcctgTTCTTCCAAGAATTACATCTTTAGGAAACTCAGGCCACTTACGCATGTAAGTATGAGTGTGTATCCATGTGTGCGTGCATGTACAAACGCTGGGGGGTGGAGGAGTATGTGTTTGATGGAACTGGCCTGAGTGGGCAGGGAGAAGGGGCTGGTCATAGAGAAAAGAGGCCCTGTCAGGCAGAGTTCCCACCTAACTTCTCTGCCCACACCCTCCAGGGTTTGTTAGCTTTGACAATCCAACCAGTGCCCAGACAGCTATTCAGGCCATGAATGGCTTTCAAATTGGCATGAAGAGGCTCAAGGTCCAGTTAAAGAGGCCCAAGGATGCCAACCGGCCTTACTGATTTGCTCTCACTGACCAGCCACAGAAAGGTGAGTCCTTGGCAAACCCTAGGCAGATGTGGCCTGAATGATGGAGGCACTCTCAGCTTAGATATTCCTTTTGGAATGTTGGGGGTACccatatctgaaaaaaatctggGAGAGAAGAGCCAGGAGTTAGGATGAATCCTCAGATGGAGACCATGATTTTCCCTTCAATCTAAGGACTGAGATAAATTAGACAAACTTCCTGCCCTATTCTGTCTAGGAGAGACAATTACAGTAAGATCCAACCAGTTAGTTCTACTCCAGAAATAGCCAAAAGGGGCCACAGAAGAGAATTCACGTGTGAAGAGAGCCCTGGTTGGGGGAGAATGAGGCTAGAAAAGTAGGTTTGTGCCAGCACATGGAGGGTCTTAAAGGCTATgagtttggactttatcctgaAGATGGTAGAGATCCATTGATGAGTTTAAGCAAAGAAGGGACAGAATGTAAGGGTTGGGATAATGGCAGTGAATATGGAGATGAGACAAAAATGCTGAAGAAGCAGGATCTACAGGGCC encodes the following:
- the CELF6 gene encoding CUGBP Elav-like family member 6; this translates as MAAAPGGSAPPAGPGPRLGFSTADSGVGMSGLNPGPAVPMKDHDAIKLFVGQIPRGLDEQDLKPLFEEFGRIYELTVLKDRLTGLHKGCAFLTYCARDSALKAQSALHEQKTLPGMNRPIQVKPAASEGRGEDRKLFVGMLGKQQGEEDVRRLFQPFGHIEECTVLRSPDGTSKGCAFVKFGSQGEAQAAIQSLHGSRTMAGASSSLVVKLADTDRERALRRMQQMAGQLGAFHPAPLPLGACGAYTTAILQHQAALLAAAQGPGLGPVAAVAAQMQHVAAFSLVAAPLLPAAANSPPGGGPGTLPGLPAPIGVNGFGPLTPQTNGQPGSDSLYNNGLSPYPAQSPGVADPLQQAYAGMHHYAAAYPSAYAPVSTTFPQQPSALPQQQREGPEGCNLFIYHLPQEFGDAELIQTFLPFGAVVSAKVFVDRATNQSKCFGFVSFDNPTSAQTAIQAMNGFQIGMKRLKVQLKRPKDANRPY